GAGCTGCAGCCGGTGGCAGGGGCCGGACGCCTACGGGGATGGCCTGTGCGTACTGGGACGGGGCGCGCACGGCTGGTTAGATGGGAATCCAGACGCGCCTGTCATGACAGGGGCGTTGCATGACTGTGCGGCTCACAACGGCCAGGGCTGGCAAGCTGGTCAGTCTCGGGGCCCTCTTGCCAGGCCAAACTCAGGCAGCCCGTCACAGGACCTGATGCGAGCTTCTCCGGTCGCTGACCAAGCCTCCTTCGCATCCGACAGTCAGCGCCTCACAAGGCCCACGTTCCAGCGTTAAATTTCGTCGGCACACTTACCGCTTAACTTCCCCATTTCGGCGAGACAGCCTCCCCGGATTGCTTCCGGAACTGGATCTCCTGTGCTCTTTCCCAGTTCAAGACTTCGCTTGGCCAATCCAGGGTCTTCGCCATGGTTTTTGCCCACCAGGACGACTGATCTTCATTACCCTCCCACAGGGGAAGACCTAGTACCTCTTCCCCGTTGGGAAGACCCATGGCCTTTCCCAACCGGATTGAGTGAAGTCATACACTCTCGTTTTTACCCTTTTATCAGTCCTCGTCCCTGCCAGCCTCTCGCCCGATTTTCACCCCGCACTGGGAATTACGGTGGAGGCATGACACGTTCAACGAACATCCCCAGCCATCTTCGCCCCCACACCGCTCGCACGGCCAAGCCTCGGCCTGCCGAAGCCACAGACGAATCCAAGAGCAAGATCGTCTGCGTCCTGAGTGAGGTGATGGGCCGGCACCGCATCAACCAGACTGCCCTGGCTCAGGCGAGTGGCTTGCGTCCGGCCACCATCCACGCCCTATACCATGACCGCACCACTTCGGTGACCTGGGACGTGCTCGCGCGCCTGCTAGTGGGCCTGCAAACCCTCACCAACGAGGCCTACGAGATAGGCGACGTCTTCAGGCTCCGATGAACACTCTGGAATACGGTCCTGCAGACACGGCGGGCAGGGGAGAGGCTGGCGGAAGTGTGCCACGCCTGGACGGCAGGATAATCCGTTCTCCAGATGGACGGCACGCTGACCAGCAGCACGTCCGTGGCCGGT
The genomic region above belongs to Deinococcus humi and contains:
- a CDS encoding helix-turn-helix domain-containing protein, with translation MTRSTNIPSHLRPHTARTAKPRPAEATDESKSKIVCVLSEVMGRHRINQTALAQASGLRPATIHALYHDRTTSVTWDVLARLLVGLQTLTNEAYEIGDVFRLR